Below is a genomic region from Indicator indicator isolate 239-I01 chromosome 2, UM_Iind_1.1, whole genome shotgun sequence.
TGAGTAAAGTATGTGAACTTTCATGGAGAGCTCAAATGCCAAGATATATTAGTTcaggcttttaaaaatacaggcTGGAATCGCTAAATGCCAGTAATCAGTGTCCTGGTGACTCATGAAGTTTTCTGCAACACTGTGGTAGTTCACATCGCTGTGACAAGTTGGTAACTGAGTCAGATTTCCTCAAGGTCCCTGGCCTGGCTGTTTTCATAAAACTAGAATAGGTGTATTTGAAAGCATGGGTGAGGATATgatgctgctgttttttttcttctcccataGCCTTTTTCTCACCCCTGCCACTGTTCGTGCTTTTTTGTGGCAACAGAAAGTTAAGATCCCAGTGAACATCAGTGACACAGGCTAAGGTCATAGGGACAGGTGGGTTAAGGTAACAGGTGATTTGTTGTTCCTCATGTGAGTCTAAATGATTTTATGCTTGTGCACTTTGGATTATTACAGCAGTAATATTAGAGTTGCATATTTACAGTTAGGATTGCTCATTAGCTCATAACTGATTTTTTACAGTTTCCCCAATGCTtttgcaaaataatttctttgtgtTGAAGTCTTCAATGGACAAGTTGACTGCCTCTTTTGGACTGAAGACTTCAAAGTCGTTGGTTTTAGCAGATGAGCAAAAAAACTGCATCTGCATTCCAGAAGCAGGTTAAGGGTTTCTTTGACAGCTAAATTTCAACTATTCCTGACATGCACAAGTCTTCCTAGTAGCAAGGAGTTAGGAGTTGTGTGATAGAATGCCAAGGATCCAACTTGGAGTCTGCAACTCATGCTTCCCTCAAATGCTGAGATTTGAAGGTGTTGAAGTGGTGCAGAACAGGAGCAGGAGTGCAGGGATTGCGTGGAtaggagctacaagaaagatggatgAGGAAAACAGGAACAGAGGTGTGAACAAAATAAGGCTTGGTTATTTCTGAAGCATATTCCCCATCAGAAGCTAGGACTGATCTGAGTGTGCTGATGGTCCTCTGGCAGGGAGACACCTGTAAAATGCGCTGACAAGATGTGCATTGTCTGTGTCCTACCCTGCTtgctcagagctgtgtgctTACGATCCCAATCCTGCTTGTGACCCATGAAGATTATTGATAAAGTGTCAAAGAATAGAATTTCTCTATTCTCagtttttgctttcttaaaaaACTCCAACCTGTCAAAAGCTAGACTGAAGGAATAGTGAAATGACAAATTAGGTGCCTGGAAGTTAGAAGTAATGCATGCATGTTCTTCTGCATACACGTTACAATACAGTCTCACTGTGCTTGTTGAACTCCATAAGGTGAACTGTGTAACAGCATTGGGTTGTTATGACCAGCTGTGCTGTCGGTCATCTGGTTTCTTATCAGCTCCTTTGCGTAACTTTATAGATACAACAAACAGGGCTGGGATCACAGGCAGGGAAGAGACAGAGCAGTTACCAAAAATCGTATCATGATTGTTATCTCATAAGATGCTGAGCACTTGCAATTGAAACATAAATCACTGAGAATGCAGggtcaatggcttcaaactagagaagggcagatttagattagatatcaggaagaagttcttctctatgaggttggtggaacactgaaacaggttgcccagtgaggtgtagatattcaaggtaagactcgatgaggccctgggcagcctggtatagttggggatgtctctgctgactgcagggaggtcagactagatgacctttggaggtcccttctggtctagaccattctgtgatgtacCTGTCAAAGGTTGTTAGGAGTGCCAGATTTCCACAAGTATTTAGTATCTTAAACTGGGCACACCAGACTCATTGCAACTGTTGATCCTTCTGATCTCAGCCTCTCTAGATGTAAAAGGTGAAAAACAGTATCACTTGATTTTCTTGGAGTATTGTGAGTAATGTATTGTGTCACATTGGGGGAGAAAAAACCCATACCTTACAAAAAATTTTATTCATGTTTGTTGAGTTCATACACAGCAGGGTGTGCATAAAAAGAGACAAATTCTTCAGGCAAGCACTGGATACTGTGTAAATCTGATTGTGTCGGGGGGTGGAAAAGGCATCAGAACAGTCATTAGACACATGCACAAAGGATGCTTTGAAAGCACATTGGCACACCTTTAATTGGAATGCTTTCTGAGAGCTGGCCTTGGTACTCTTAGAGTCTTTGGtgctgttttttatttatttttacctgaaatagtgtgtcagtgtgagctgaaattcctcccccctGGGCctcgacaataaccaggctagcccagtctggaagcaaatgaaagctgtatttacaaagcagaatctacaatctatgatgaaatgcaatgaatatgtataaatatacaaaattcacaacacttacaaatatatacaatcaacagaaaagcacaaccaagctccctttacttccccccaaaggggacccttcccaaaggggcctccctctcccaggagcttccccccagacccccttgaACAGAAAACAGAGTTAGAGcggaaagttgttaacttagctgccaaggtcagtgtgtgttatcttcagccagaagagaagaagaaacagcagccagacagcccagcaactgccccgactgcagaacacagaatgtgcagagtgtcccctttgttttgggtaatagttcttaaacatttctatctatccaatggaagtgtttagaacaatcagtattttgctttcttacgcccaatagtgacttatttacattctttcactttctctgtactgaactttgcaaggaaaaaattaaaaagacagtttcaaaccatcacaaatagATGCAGGGTTTTTTAGCAAAAAAAAGTTCTTAGCAGAGATAAATTGGAGCATAGTCCAAGACTTTATATACCCAGAATTTCAGTCCTTGTTTTTTGCCCCTTTTTAATAGCAAATCAGTTGCTGCATTGGAATTGACTTCAGATACAAACCCACTGCTAgtttattttgtgattttttttctttatctccttAGCGATAATTGCAGAtatggggtttggttttgtgtttcttaATAAGgatgcttcttttcttcttcttttttttttccctctgctgtatCAATTCTGCAATGACCTGAACGTCAGTCTTTGCTATTGTAATGGTAAGGTTGTGGCATCAAGTGAAGCATTTTaactgagaaaaagagaagagtgtTTCTACAACAGTAGGTGGAGCCTTCTGTCATCCCTAGGCTTTCATTTGCAGGATGACCAATACAAATTCATGTGTGTGCACAGTATTTTCCTGTGAAAGATTCTTCTGCCCAAAAAATTCCTTAATGCTTAGTTATTAAATGTGCTGTATAATAGGCATTAGTTTTATAGTTTAATTTAGAAATGTAAAGGTTAAAACATGAGTTATGAAAGACCTAATTGTGAAACGTCTTTGAGAGCAAATGACTTGGAAGTATGATACTAAAGAAACACTTTTCCTTCATGGTTTTATTCATGTTTATTATAATATAAATTCTGAACCCTCCCCAGTAAGTCTTTTCACTTTTCCCtgtgaacataaaaaaaaaatatatttagctttcttttcttgctttacAGCTTGGGACTGCAATTGGCTTTTTATTGCCGCCTGTTTTGGTTCCAAATACACCTGATGATGTTGGTCTGATGGCACATAACATCAGCATCATGTTCTACGGAACAGCAATAGTGTCCACACTTTTGTTCTTCTTAACAGGAGTTGGTAAGTGTTCTCTTCTTGTAATTTAAATGGTGACCATGTCTCACTTAGAGCATCTGACTGCTTGAAGTAACTGAGGTTATGTTTTCTCTAGTTCACTTGTGTTCACTTATATGTTGCACCAGGGTTAAGTGACAACCAGTTTGTGACCTCATTCAGAATATTTTTGTCCCTTAGGCTTGTTGCTACAAGGACATTATGGTATGATATAAATCCTTGGCATCATATAAAATCATAGGATGGCTTGAGTTGGAgtggacctcaaagatcatctagttccaacccctctgccatggacagggacacctcccactagaccaggttgctcaaagcctcatccggCCTGttcttaaacactttcagggatgaggcatccacaacttctttgggcaacctgtttcagtgtcctaccactctcatagtaaagaacttctttctaatgtccagtctaagtctaccctgctctacttttaaaccattgcctcttgtcctgtcaccatgTGTCCTTAAAAAAAGTCCCACTCCAGTTTTCCTATAGgccccctgcaggtactggaaggctacttaTAAGGTCTGCCTgaaaccttctcctctccaggctgaacagacccaactccctcagcctgtcctggcaggaaaggtgctccagtcctctgatcatctttgtggctctcctctggatgATCTGTAGCAGATCGATGTTGTTCTTGTGtttggggctccagagctgaactcTGTACTTCAGGTGGGGCCTCACAAGAGCAGattagagaggcagaatcagctcccttgacctgctggccactcatcttttgatgcagcccatgaTGTGGTTGGCTTTTTGATCTGCCAGCAGACATTGCCAGCTCTTGTCAAATGCCTCATTGAGACATCACactcaagtccttctctgctttTAATCCGCTTGTCACCCAGCCTGGGTTATGCTTAGGGTTACCCTGAtgcaggtgcagaaccttgcactttgccttcttgaacttcatgaagctggcatgggcccacctctgaagccggtcaaggtccctctggttGGCATCCCTTGCTTCCAGCGTGTCTGTcgcaccacacagcttgatgtTGTCAGCAAACCTTCTGAGGCCGCACTCggtcccactgtccatgtcaccaacaaagatattaaacagcactagtcctagtactgatccctgagggattCGACTCATCCCAGGTCTCCATTTGGATGCTGAGCCATTGACTGTAACTCTTTGAGAGAGGCCTTCTAGCTGATTCCTTATGCATTGAGTGGTCCATGCCTTCTCTCTGTTAATCTTCCAATTCAGATACAAAGGTTTAGACACATTTCAAATGAAGTCTGCCTTTGATCATATGTTGGTGGCACTCAGATGTGACCAAATAATTAGCACATATTTTTTGTGTCTgtgacttgattttttttccagagaaaatctagaatattttttttaatggaaatgctTAAAATCCACAAGTTTGTGGTAAAGACAAAtcaaaatttttctttctttttccccagtgtTTGAAGAAAAGCCCAAATACCCTCCTAGTCACTCTCAAGCGGTCCTGCAAACTATGCCTCCTGAGAATTACTCCTACAAGCAATCAATTATTAATTTGTTCAGAAATATTCCATTTGTACTCTTGCTGATCAGTTATGGTAAGTGGTGCTGTCTGTCATCTGGCAGAACAGTTCAAATGTGTGCAAATAGCACATCGACCTTTAGTTGTGGCGGTTTTTTTATGGGGGAGGGATTGTCAAACTTGTGCTTAGCAGCCAGTGCTGGAAAGTTCACCTGGATTCAAAATGCCATCAGGAAGTCTGGCAATGAGATTTTACGTGGCAGATAAAAAGGTTTTGCCTTTGCTGTGAGCCTTATATATCATAAGGTTAAATATTTAGAGGGAAACAGATCTGTGTGGCTAAACCTGGAATGACTGAAGCTTTTCTTTTGGTACTGCAGGTATTATGACTGGGGCATTTTATTCTGTCTCAACGTTATTAAACCAGATGATAGTAACTCATTATGAGGTAAGGTTTTttttgatctcttttttttcaattgtaCACTTGGCAGGGGTGATGTTTATTATTATGCAGGTATGATGTGTGCTCagacattttgtttcttttatatgACCCCCCCCTACAATTTCTTGCACCATACAGCTGTGGGAGTGATAGGAATGTTTGTTTGCACTTATGACTGCCAAGAGGTCTGAACTTGACTCTGAATGGAAGCAAGTTATTAATGAGCACCATATAAATATTTGTTGAAAGGGAGAAGAAGTGAACGCTGGGAGAATTGGCTTGACACTGGTGGTGGCAGGAATGGTGGGTTCGATTATTTGTGGTTTGTGGCTGGATTACACTAAAACATACAAGTaagtgtgggtaggcatgtatggGGTTAGGGGTAGGAGAGTGGTTGCAATGGTGTTAGAGAAGGACTGCAACCCGAGGGCTGAAGTGAGCCGATGATAAAATGCAGTTCATCACTGATCTTTAACTGATCTACATCGCTGATCTACATGGAGACTAGTTTCTGAGGCTACCACAAAAGCTTGGGACTAATTGGTTCTTAGCCAGAAGAAATGAGAAGAGAATGCAATGATGTGAAGGAGTTTTCCATCTACTGGCTTTTCAGGAGCATAGGATAACAAGGAAGGCCAGGTGGCCCAGTGGGCTCCTTCTCCTAGGAAAGCATAAAGGCTCAAAACCTACTCTCTGTTGCTGTTTTGTAAAATGCACAGCTGATGGATTctgtctttttgtttccttagtATACTGCTCTTGAGCCTATTAGTAAGCATAACATCTGTTTTAATTTGAGGCATGACCGCGGAGTAGAATCTTCTGGGGTAGAAGCTTTTGGGTccatcagcagtggtgtggtgcCCCCCAGGAGTGAGCAGTGCCCTGGAGCGCTGCTTCTGGTAGAGTAGTTCTCCCCTGTGACCTGGCTCTTAGTACTCTATGTGCAAGACCTGTAGAAACTTAAGGAATGTTAATGCTTAGATTGGCTTTATTTCTGCATGTATTTTGGCTTCTAAATAAGTGATATGTGCTTTAATATTTTGGATGACATTGCTTGTtccatatttaaaataaatagaacaCTGTAATGAGATTGGTTTGACTTGCCTCTTAAGCTGACTTTTGTTGCCAATAGAATTTGATTTGGCTGCTCATGTATTGTATAATAGGCCATGCCACAGAATGGCCAAGAGGTACAACATTGAGAAAAACTAAAGTAGTCTTAAGGTAATAGTATCTGCTATGCTTGTCCACTCTTTGAGTAAGTCTTTTTAGCCTTGAGTAAACAGTCATATAACCAAGGCAGTAAAGAGTTCAGGAAGGTTTAAGTTCTTATTGCGTGATATGTATGAGTCAGAATTACATGAAGCAAATTTTAGAGCTGTAGAATGTCAGTTGTTAGAGAGTAAGTACTGTTAATATTACTCTTCCATGCTTCAGCAATGTGCCGTGACCTTATGTTAACAacataatttttacttttttttttttggggttgcaGGCAAACTACTTTGATTGTTTACATTCTCTCTTTCATTGGTATGCTGGTATTTACTTTCACCCTGGACCTTGGATACCTTATAATAGTATTTGTGACTGGAGGAGTACTCGGGTGAGCAATTAAAGAGGACTAGAAGACTTATTGAGGTTCTGTTCAGAAACAATATTTAACTGTTTTAGCTAAACCATGCTACTGTATGTTGTATTGTTATGCTCTCCACCTATGCCTGTAGCTCACAGACAGGGTTTACTAGAGTTTCATCTTCTGTTACATCAGACTAAATCTAAAGTAACTCACTTTCCAGTGAATTCCTTTTGACATTTTAATGGACCTAGTCAAAGTCTGTGTGTGGTCAGTTTGTTTGGTTGCAGTTAAACATGCTGCCTGCAGTAAAGTTGTATCTTTCTATTGGCCAGCAGATAAGTCATTAGTTTAACTGAGCAAACGTAGGGAGACTGGCTTCTGTGCATTTTGATTAATCTATGTTTTGGTAGCCCAAGCAACATACTCTCAGAAAAGCATGAGCACTTCTCATAGATGTGTAATCTAAAAAGCCCAAAAGGTGCTGAAGAAATGGTGCTGTATGCAGACATAGTCAAGGTAGAGCCAGAAACATCTTGAGAGTTTCAgttaaaaaaccaaccaaccaacctcaaTTACATTAAGCCCCTGCTCTTCCTGTCACCTCTTGGTCCCCACAGCTTCCTCCACAGCCACTTCTAGCAGGTAATCTGACACCCAGCCTCATGCCCTGCtgatggtctttttttttttttttgtcctccaaCATGGATGTTTGGGCTGGTCAACTGATTAAGTTTGAGTACATATTTCAGTTGAAAATAATTATGGAGTGGCTCATGGACTGGTCAGAGAAGGTTGTTTCATATGTATGGAGTGGAGTGTGGGTTGTTGTGGGAAACATgacaaatatatttaaatttctTTGTCCTAGAAAGAGAGATGTATGGCTAAAATTGTTGGATGAGGTCTGGGGAATGAAGTCGGCAAAGCAAGTGTTGAGTCTTGAAACAGACAGTTCAGAATCCCAGCTAATTCATAATACCACATgtttacatttcattttcttatcTGTAGTGACAGATGAAGGCCCTTTTACTTTTGTCTTCATCAGGTTCTTCATGACTGGTTATCTCCCACTTGGGTTTGAATTTGCTGTGGAAATTACATACCCAGAATCTGAAGGCACTTCCTCAGGACTCCTTAATGCATCAGCACAGGTTATATCATCTTATTTCTTCAAGTGAACTAATGTTCAGGAAGAAGGCCACTCTCCTTGAATCTAATAAGGCTTTCTTAGACTTGGCTGCCTAAGTTTCTGTTCTGTTGCTGtagtcttaatttttttaatctgaaatttTGCAAGGTAAAGTGATGATTCCTTTCTGAGTGATCCTGATAAGTGACTTGTTTGTTTATAGATATTTGGAATTGTCTTTACACTTGTTCAAGGAAAACTCACAACAGACTACAGTCCTCGAGCAGGAAACCTCTTTCTTTGTGCTTGGATTTTTGTGGGCATTATCTTAACAGGTAATTAATTGGAAATATAAGTAATGCTTTCTCTTTAATGTAAAAATGTGGAGGCTTTTTTTGAGAGAATGAATCTCCAGGTAGTTTTTAGACAGATAGGATTTAAATCTGTGGCTTTCTGTCTGGGCTGACAGAAGCTGCAAGAGAAAGgcttgggttgttttgttttgatttttcactTTAAATACTTTCTGTGCACATGCCCTTTGTTTTAAGGGTGTCGTTGCTAATATGCGGACAGCCATCtgtcacacatttcttgagtcATATCTCGAATTTGAGGCAGATGTCTATTCCAGAGTAGCATAGTAACTGTAAACAAATACATGTGCAAGAAATTGCTGATGTATTTTTCAACTGTACCAGTGACTTACACATATTGGTACTTATAAATGTGCTGCAAGTCCTAAAATCATCAAGGTTTGCTTTACGTATGCATGGTTTAAAAGCTTTTATTGTAATGTCCTGTGTGTGCTTTGAGGAGCAAGTTCAAATTGTCAGTAATATAAATGCAGGTACTTTGAGTATGTGCTGAAAGCAGCTTCCATGTGTTTGCAGTGTACAAACATTCCCCTTGAAATGAATGTTGTTGCAAAATTATAAACCaattttctctttggttttttttgtttcagcctTAATAAAATCAGATTTGCGAAGACACAATGTGAATTCAGGGATTACAAATTTGGATGTTAAAGCTGTAAGTGGTGACTCTTTTAGCATACTTGAATGCTTGGCTTCTGTTGTCATAATAATATTAAGAGCAAAAGAGTAATTGACAAAAACTTAAAATATGACTGGAACAACAGAGCTACATGGGGATGCTGCCCTCGTATCTCTTTCCCCTCTTAGGAAAAAATCTAAAAGACCCTCTGCTCTCAGACTTTCCTGAATTTTAGGTAGCTAATTTTAATCTCTGATTTTTGCATGGTAAATTGTGAAGCCTTTTTGTATATTGGGTAGGAGGCTGTGCTATAGACTacttattttatattaaatacCTGCAGTTGCTTTTAGTGAAGTCAGCATCTGATGAACAGAAGTTATGTTACATGCACTCTTCAAttcaagagacagggatctactgaaGAGACTCCaccagagagctacaaggatgattaaggggctTAAATATCTTTCCTgcaaagaaagactgagagaactggggctgtcttgagaagggaaggctgagagacagtcttattaatgtctataaatacctgaggggtgggtgtcaataTCAAGgtgacagtctcttttcagtgttgccCAGTAATAgggtataagctggaacacaggaggttccatctcagtatgaggagaaacttctttacagcgagggtgatggaacaggctgctgagagaggctgtggagtctccttctttggacactTTTCAAAACCtgaggatgtgttcctgtgtggcctggcctagtgatcttgctttggcagcagggctgaactagatgacctctagaagtcccttccaacccttaacattctatgattctgtgctacATTTTCTGTACTGTACTGGATGAAGAACTGTGTCTATTCTGATGATCACCTTCTCAGTTAAATGAAGATTGAGAAGAGAGCTTTCTGGTGTTCAGGAAGTCCCAAGACTGTGTTTCACCAGCTTTTCCAAATTAATCATGGTTACTAGTAGAATTTTTTTCAGTACTATggattttttaaatcatttggATCAAGATAATGAAACAGCTTTTTGGAGCCAGATACTGCAAGATCCTCTGTCGCCTTGTTTTTATATGTCAGTGTCTCACATATATAGTGGCTTTTGATTATCTGTGGTAGGTACTTGCTGCTAATATATGAGTAAAGTTCAGAAACTTCATTTATATTAGCCAGGATATAACAAAGCCTGGAGGCCTCACCCTGATATTACCGTAAATAATTGAGAGCTGCCTGTGTTAATAAGCACTTCAATACCAAACCTTGATCATCAAGATTCTACCATGTTTGAatgtaatggaaaaaaatcttctgaaaGTTAATCTTCACATGATAAATATCTATATGCAGTAAAAATATACTTCAGACTTACAGTAAGAACCTAagttctgtggttttttttctcattacagCAAGAGGGGAAAATGGGGATTTCTACAAATGCCTAAATTGGCTATTTAAGTACATATACTACTAATGTAAGAGTACTGAGGTATAATTACTGAACTACTAATAATTACTTAAGAGTACTGAGGTAGGGAATAGGTTCTGCTGAATGACAGTTTAAttcctgtcttttttcccctttttttcccctctccaggtGCCAATTGACAGTCCTGCAGAACCTGAGAGTACTACATTAAAAATTCAGTCAGCTTTATAAAGCTGAAAGAAGGTGACTTAGAAATGCACAAGTTTGGTTGGATACTGAACGATGTTAATTAGTGTGATCActggatttgtgtgtgtgggtaGTAAAATGTGTTTGGTGATACTGATGATAGTGGTAGGGTGGAGACTATGAAGACGGCCAGTTCATTTTGCCTAAGATGCAAACCATTCACCTTTGTATGGAATATTcgtttttaattgttttcaggTTTTACATTTCATTAGACAAAAGCTGCGTGAATACTCTCTGTTCCAGAGACACATGAACCTTTGGGATGCATActtgaaaaaaatctggaaTCTCCAAGTGCGGTCATCACGATCAAAAGTATCTTTAGTTTAGTCTTTGCTCGTGCATTTGAAAAGTCAAAGGGCcagtagcagctgaagggtATTCacaagttccttttttttttttaaaaaaaaaaaaatgtttctgtatttttaatataaGCCAACAGTTCCTTCTGGGAAACTGTCTATAGCACAATACTGAAAGCAAGAGATGACTGCAAACGTGAGTGTTTCACACAGGCATCTGATGTTTCTTTTGCCTTGAAACTTCTTAATAGGTGTCAGAAGACAGGTGCGAGAAAACACTGTCCTACAGGTTCATTGTAACATTTCTGGGGAGATTTAGAGTTTCCCAATGGATGAATCGAAGAAAAAgcctgattttttaaaatacagtaaaaaaggcagagaaaggtCTTTGGTATCTCTACTGTGAAGTATTTACAGGCAAATGGAACACTACCACGCAGGTTGCCTCCACAGAATATTTTGAGTGCTTTCTCAGTTCAAGTGAGAGGACTACGTGTTTACAAAGAGCTGGTGCCTTTACTTTGTAAAGAAGATCCTTGCCTCATCTTGAGTTTAGTCAGTGCTGCTGAATAAATTCCATTTTGTGTGGTAAACCTCTGAATATTTCTGGAGCATCAGAAAATGTGTTCTatatttttttgcatttatttctctgttATGAATTGTATCATTTGTCTTGTGAAATTTTTGTGCTTGTATAACCTTAAATTGTGTCTTCTGCAGTTTGGTAAAAGCTGTAAAgatgactgaaagaaaaataacgtTTCAATGTTGGATACTGTATTTGCTGTGTATATCATGCCTCTTCTCTACAAAAGGAGCAGACTTCATTAATATTCACCTTCTGTCATTTATCTGAAGCTGGGATGTGGATGTCTCACTGCAGTGCTTCTGAAAGTATTCTCCTTTACCTTGTACTCTAACTACACACCTACAGAACTGATAGCACTACAATAATAATGAGGCTACTATTACTGAAAATTCAGACCTGAATTAGTTGACTTTTTGCAAACATTTAAGCTTTAGCACTCTGTAATCTGAGCCTTCAGGCTCAATACCAGCAAGGATGCTTTCTCTTTGAGTTCCCACAGATATCCAGAAGGTGGAATGCTTCTCAAAATTTTCCCTGGATGTGGGGAACTTTTTAATTTCAAGATAAGTCTTTCAGTGTGATAAGTATTGTtaaatgcttttccttttcttgtagATTTAGCCTCTAAGCTTGATGAAATGGTTCAGACAGTGGGAAGGCTGAATGGCAGTATACATACCAGAATAAGCTAAGCATGCCTGGAACACT
It encodes:
- the FLVCR1 gene encoding feline leukemia virus subgroup C receptor-related protein 1, producing MVEDGGEEEAEGESESGEMPAAAAVPPLQRCNGFLPGKEAEDGERPATAGGGERSAAEAEAMLLAGGGRLETRLSPRRLAVLAVFSCYSLVNAFQWIQYSILSNVFASFYDVSFTQIDWLSIVYMVAYVPLILPATWLLDARGLRLTALLGAGLNGLGAWLKCASLAPDRYALTLAAQTVCAVAQVFILGLPSRIASVWFGPTEVSTACAVAVLGNQLGTAIGFLLPPVLVPNTPDDVGLMAHNISIMFYGTAIVSTLLFFLTGVVFEEKPKYPPSHSQAVLQTMPPENYSYKQSIINLFRNIPFVLLLISYGIMTGAFYSVSTLLNQMIVTHYEGEEVNAGRIGLTLVVAGMVGSIICGLWLDYTKTYKQTTLIVYILSFIGMLVFTFTLDLGYLIIVFVTGGVLGFFMTGYLPLGFEFAVEITYPESEGTSSGLLNASAQIFGIVFTLVQGKLTTDYSPRAGNLFLCAWIFVGIILTALIKSDLRRHNVNSGITNLDVKAVPIDSPAEPESTTLKIQSAL